A portion of the Citrobacter rodentium NBRC 105723 = DSM 16636 genome contains these proteins:
- the bsmA gene encoding biofilm peroxide resistance protein BsmA → MAIRKRDRVMRRLAPLMLVMLLSGCSALQGTPQPAPPVADHPQEIRRNQTQGLQRIGTVTSLVRGSPDDALDEVRAKAAAAQADYYVIVMVDETIVTGQWYSQAVLYRK, encoded by the coding sequence ATGGCTATCAGGAAACGAGATAGAGTTATGCGTCGGCTTGCCCCTTTGATGCTGGTTATGCTGTTAAGCGGATGTAGCGCCCTCCAGGGAACGCCGCAGCCAGCGCCCCCGGTTGCCGATCATCCGCAGGAGATTCGGCGCAACCAGACGCAGGGGTTGCAGCGAATCGGAACCGTGACCTCGCTGGTCAGAGGTTCTCCGGATGATGCGTTAGACGAGGTCAGAGCCAAAGCCGCCGCAGCGCAAGCGGATTATTACGTTATCGTCATGGTGGATGAAACCATCGTGACGGGTCAGTGGTATTCACAGGCCGTTTTATATCGTAAATAA
- the yjfN gene encoding DUF1471 family protease activator YjfN, whose product MKQSFAFNSVLLTAGLISTTAQSAEFASADCVTGLNEIGLISVSNIPGNPQDVERIVALKADEQGASWYRIIQMYEEQQPDNWRVQAILYA is encoded by the coding sequence ATGAAACAATCTTTTGCCTTTAATTCAGTGTTGCTTACTGCCGGACTTATAAGCACTACGGCCCAGTCTGCTGAATTCGCCAGCGCGGATTGCGTGACGGGCCTGAATGAAATTGGCCTGATTTCTGTCAGTAATATTCCAGGAAATCCACAGGATGTGGAGCGTATCGTGGCGTTAAAAGCGGATGAACAAGGCGCTTCATGGTATCGCATTATCCAGATGTATGAAGAACAGCAGCCAGACAACTGGCGCGTTCAGGCCATCCTTTACGCATAA
- the rnr gene encoding ribonuclease R, with protein MSHDPFQEREAEKYANPIPSREFILEHLTKREKPANRDELAAELHIEGDEQQEALRRRLRAMERDGQLVFTRRQCYALPERLDLLKGIVIGHRDGYGFLRVEGRKDDLYLSSEQMKTCIHGDQVLAQPLGADRKGRREARIVRVLVPKTSQIVGRYFTDAGVGFVVPDDSRLSFDILIPPEEVMGARMGFVVVVELTQRPTRRTKAVGKIVEVLGDNMGTGMAVDMALRTHEIPYIWPQAVEKQIAGLKEEVPEEAKAGRVDLRSLPLVTIDGEDARDFDDAVYCEKKRGGGWRLWVAIADVSYYVRPPTPLDQEARNRGTSVYFPSQVVPMLPEVLSNGLCSLNPQVDRLCMVCEMTISNKGRLTGYKFYEAVMSSHARLTYTKVWHMLQGDRELREQYAPLVKHIEELHNLYKVLEQAREERGGISFESEEAKFIFNAERRIERIEQTQRNDAHKLIEECMILANISVARFVEKAKEPALFRIHDKPTTEAITSFRSVLAELGLELPGGNKPEPRDYAELLESVADRPDAEMLQTMLLRSMKQAIYDPENRGHFGLALQSYAHFTSPIRRYPDLSLHRAIKYLLAKEQGHTGNTTETGGYHYSMEEMLQLGQHCSMTERRADEATRDVADWLKCDFMLDQVGNVFKGVIASVTGFGFFVRLDELFIDGLVHVSSLENDYYRYDQVGQRLTGESSGQTYRLGDRVEVRVEAVNMDERKIDFSLISSERAPRNVGKTAREKAKKGDAGKKTSRRRQVGKKVNFEPDSAFRGEKKGKVATQPKAAKKSDKKAKKPSEKTLKIAAATKAKRAAKKKAAE; from the coding sequence ATGTCACATGATCCTTTCCAGGAACGCGAAGCTGAAAAGTACGCGAACCCTATCCCGAGCCGGGAATTTATCCTCGAACATTTAACAAAACGTGAAAAACCGGCCAACCGCGACGAACTGGCCGCTGAACTGCACATTGAAGGCGATGAACAGCAGGAAGCCCTGCGTCGTCGTCTGCGCGCGATGGAGCGTGACGGTCAACTGGTCTTTACCCGCCGCCAGTGCTATGCGCTGCCGGAGCGTCTCGATCTGCTGAAGGGCATCGTTATTGGCCATCGCGACGGCTACGGTTTTCTGCGCGTCGAAGGGCGTAAAGACGATTTGTACCTTTCCAGCGAGCAGATGAAAACCTGCATTCATGGCGATCAGGTGCTGGCACAGCCGTTGGGCGCAGATCGTAAAGGTCGTCGTGAAGCGCGCATCGTCCGCGTACTGGTGCCGAAAACCAGCCAGATTGTGGGGCGCTATTTTACCGATGCGGGCGTGGGCTTTGTCGTCCCGGACGACAGCCGCCTGAGTTTTGATATCCTCATCCCGCCTGAAGAGGTGATGGGCGCGCGGATGGGTTTTGTGGTGGTGGTTGAACTCACCCAGCGCCCGACCCGCCGCACCAAAGCGGTGGGTAAAATCGTCGAGGTGCTCGGCGATAATATGGGCACCGGCATGGCCGTTGATATGGCGCTGCGTACCCATGAAATCCCCTACATCTGGCCGCAGGCGGTAGAGAAGCAGATTGCCGGTCTGAAAGAAGAGGTGCCGGAAGAGGCGAAAGCGGGACGCGTGGATCTGCGTTCCCTGCCGCTGGTGACCATCGACGGTGAAGACGCTCGCGACTTTGACGATGCGGTTTACTGCGAGAAGAAACGCGGCGGCGGCTGGCGTCTGTGGGTGGCGATTGCCGACGTAAGCTACTACGTTCGTCCACCGACGCCGCTTGACCAGGAGGCGCGCAACCGTGGTACTTCCGTCTACTTCCCTTCGCAGGTGGTGCCGATGCTGCCGGAAGTGCTCTCCAACGGTTTGTGCTCCCTCAATCCGCAGGTCGATCGTCTGTGTATGGTCTGTGAAATGACCATCTCGAATAAAGGCCGTCTGACCGGATACAAATTCTACGAAGCGGTGATGAGTTCGCATGCGCGTCTGACCTACACCAAGGTCTGGCATATGCTGCAGGGCGATCGGGAGCTGCGCGAGCAGTATGCGCCGCTGGTTAAGCACATCGAAGAGCTGCACAATCTCTACAAGGTGCTGGAGCAAGCGCGTGAAGAGCGCGGCGGTATCTCGTTTGAAAGCGAAGAGGCGAAGTTTATTTTCAACGCCGAGCGCCGTATCGAACGTATCGAGCAAACGCAGCGTAACGACGCGCATAAGCTGATTGAAGAATGCATGATTCTGGCCAACATTTCCGTGGCGCGTTTCGTTGAGAAAGCCAAAGAGCCAGCGCTGTTCCGTATCCATGATAAGCCGACCACCGAAGCGATTACCTCTTTCCGTTCCGTGCTGGCGGAGCTGGGGCTGGAGCTGCCGGGCGGAAACAAACCGGAGCCGCGCGACTATGCGGAACTACTGGAGTCGGTTGCCGATCGTCCGGACGCGGAAATGCTGCAAACCATGCTGCTGCGTTCGATGAAGCAGGCGATTTACGATCCGGAGAACCGCGGTCACTTTGGTCTGGCGCTACAGTCCTACGCGCACTTTACCTCGCCGATTCGCCGTTACCCGGATCTCTCGTTGCACCGCGCCATCAAATATCTGCTGGCGAAAGAGCAGGGGCATACCGGAAACACCACTGAAACCGGCGGCTATCACTACTCTATGGAAGAGATGCTGCAGTTAGGTCAGCACTGTTCCATGACCGAACGCCGCGCTGACGAAGCGACGCGTGATGTCGCTGACTGGCTGAAGTGCGACTTTATGCTGGATCAGGTCGGCAACGTCTTTAAAGGCGTAATTGCCAGCGTCACCGGCTTCGGCTTCTTTGTGCGCCTTGACGAGCTGTTCATCGATGGTCTGGTACATGTCTCCTCGCTGGAAAACGACTATTACCGTTACGATCAGGTCGGACAGCGTCTGACCGGCGAATCCAGCGGCCAGACCTATCGTCTGGGCGACCGCGTGGAAGTGCGCGTTGAAGCGGTCAATATGGATGAGCGTAAGATCGATTTCAGCCTGATCTCCAGCGAGCGCGCGCCGCGTAACGTTGGCAAAACGGCGCGTGAAAAGGCGAAAAAAGGCGATGCCGGCAAGAAAACCAGCCGCCGTCGCCAGGTCGGCAAAAAAGTGAACTTTGAGCCGGACAGCGCATTCCGCGGCGAGAAAAAAGGTAAGGTGGCTACTCAGCCGAAAGCGGCGAAGAAAAGCGACAAAAAAGCGAAAAAACCGTCAGAAAAAACGCTTAAAATCGCTGCCGCCACGAAAGCTAAACGCGCGGCGAAGAAAAAAGCCGCCGAATAA
- the rlmB gene encoding 23S rRNA (guanosine(2251)-2'-O)-methyltransferase RlmB encodes MSEMIYGIHAVQALLERAPERFQDVFILKGREDKRLLPLIHALEAQGVVIQLANRQFLDEKSEGAVHQGIIARVKPGRQYQENDLPDLIASLEQPFLLILDGVTDPHNLGACLRSADAAGVHAVIVPKDRSAQLNATAKKVACGAAESVPLIRVTNLARTMRMLQEENIWIVGTAGEADHTLYQSKMTGRMALVMGAEGEGMRRLTREHCDELISIPMAGSVSSLNVSVATGICLFEAVRQRS; translated from the coding sequence ATGAGTGAAATGATTTACGGCATCCACGCGGTGCAGGCTCTGCTGGAGCGCGCGCCTGAACGTTTTCAGGATGTGTTTATTCTTAAAGGCCGTGAAGATAAGCGCCTGCTGCCGCTGATTCACGCGCTTGAAGCGCAGGGCGTGGTGATCCAGCTGGCGAACCGCCAGTTCCTCGACGAAAAAAGCGAAGGGGCGGTCCATCAGGGGATTATCGCCCGGGTGAAGCCGGGGCGTCAGTATCAGGAAAACGATCTGCCGGACCTTATCGCTTCGCTCGAACAACCGTTTCTGCTGATCCTTGACGGCGTAACCGATCCGCATAACCTCGGGGCCTGCCTGCGTAGCGCGGACGCCGCTGGCGTCCATGCGGTGATTGTGCCGAAAGATCGCTCCGCGCAGTTGAATGCGACGGCGAAGAAAGTCGCCTGCGGCGCGGCCGAAAGCGTTCCGTTAATCCGCGTCACCAACCTCGCGCGCACCATGCGTATGTTGCAGGAAGAGAATATCTGGATTGTGGGAACGGCGGGCGAAGCTGATCATACCCTTTATCAGAGCAAAATGACCGGACGCATGGCGCTGGTGATGGGCGCGGAAGGCGAAGGTATGCGCCGTCTGACGCGCGAACACTGCGACGAACTGATTAGCATTCCGATGGCGGGTAGCGTTTCGTCACTCAACGTTTCGGTGGCGACAGGCATCTGTCTGTTTGAGGCCGTTCGTCAGCGTAGTTAA
- a CDS encoding DUF2065 domain-containing protein gives MNSTIWLALALVLVLEGLGPMLYPRAWKKMISAMTQLPENTLRRFGGGLVVAGIVIYYMLRKTVG, from the coding sequence ATGAATTCAACGATCTGGCTTGCGCTGGCCCTCGTTCTGGTGCTGGAGGGACTTGGCCCGATGCTCTATCCGCGCGCGTGGAAAAAGATGATTTCCGCCATGACGCAGCTGCCGGAAAATACTTTGCGCCGCTTCGGCGGTGGACTTGTGGTTGCAGGCATTGTCATCTACTACATGTTGCGGAAAACGGTTGGCTGA
- the yjfP gene encoding esterase, with product MIEIETRQLTGQHLLHAFPGGKNNTPLPVIVFYHGFTSSALVYSYFAVALAQAGFRVIMPDAPEHGARFNGDAQTRMSRFWQILQQNMEEFAALRAAIDAEGWLQHDRLAVAGASMGGMTALGIMARHPDVKCVASLMGSGYFTRLARTLFSPFPLDTAAQQAAFASLIAPLAQWEVTQQLERLADRPLLLWHGEDDDVVPAAESFRLQQAMRQAGLDRHLSCHWQAGVRHRITPEALAATASFFRQHL from the coding sequence ATGATTGAAATCGAAACGCGACAATTAACCGGACAGCATCTGCTTCATGCCTTTCCCGGCGGCAAAAATAATACGCCGTTGCCGGTGATTGTTTTCTACCACGGATTTACCTCCTCTGCGCTGGTCTATAGCTATTTTGCCGTCGCGCTGGCGCAGGCCGGATTTCGGGTCATTATGCCGGACGCCCCGGAACATGGCGCACGTTTTAACGGCGATGCGCAGACAAGAATGTCTCGCTTCTGGCAAATCCTGCAGCAAAACATGGAAGAGTTTGCGGCGTTACGTGCGGCTATCGACGCGGAGGGCTGGCTACAGCATGACCGGCTCGCGGTCGCCGGAGCGTCAATGGGCGGCATGACCGCGCTGGGGATTATGGCCCGCCATCCGGACGTTAAGTGCGTCGCCAGCCTGATGGGGTCGGGCTATTTTACCCGCCTGGCGCGGACCCTGTTTTCCCCTTTCCCTCTTGATACCGCCGCGCAGCAGGCGGCGTTCGCCAGCCTTATCGCGCCGCTGGCGCAGTGGGAGGTGACGCAGCAGCTGGAACGCCTGGCGGACAGGCCACTGCTGTTATGGCACGGAGAGGATGACGACGTCGTTCCGGCGGCTGAATCATTCCGCTTACAGCAGGCGATGCGTCAGGCAGGCCTGGATCGGCATCTGAGCTGCCACTGGCAGGCGGGCGTGCGTCATCGCATCACGCCTGAAGCCCTGGCGGCAACGGCGTCGTTTTTTCGCCAGCACCTTTAG
- the nsrR gene encoding nitric oxide-sensing transcriptional repressor NsrR encodes MQLTSFTDYGLRALIYMASLPEGRMTSISEVTEVYGVSRNHMVKIINQLSRAGFITAIRGKNGGIRLGKAANTIRIGDVVRELEPLSLVNCNSEFCHITPACRLKQALSKAVQSFLTELDNYTLADLVEQNQPLYKLLLVE; translated from the coding sequence GTGCAGTTAACGAGTTTCACCGATTACGGACTACGAGCGCTAATTTATATGGCGTCGCTACCGGAAGGCCGCATGACCAGTATTTCTGAAGTGACAGAAGTCTACGGCGTGTCGCGTAATCATATGGTCAAAATAATCAATCAACTTAGCCGGGCGGGCTTCATTACTGCTATCCGGGGAAAAAATGGCGGGATACGCTTAGGCAAAGCGGCGAATACAATTCGTATTGGCGATGTGGTGCGTGAACTTGAACCGCTGTCGCTGGTGAACTGTAACAGCGAATTTTGCCATATTACTCCTGCCTGCCGACTCAAACAGGCGCTTTCTAAGGCCGTGCAAAGTTTTCTGACGGAACTGGATAACTACACGCTTGCCGATTTGGTTGAACAGAATCAACCGCTTTATAAATTATTGCTGGTGGAGTGA
- a CDS encoding isovaleryl-CoA dehydrogenase, which produces MHWQTHTVFNQPLPLNNSNLFLSDGALREAVAREGAGWDSELLASIGQQLGTAESLELGRLVNAWPPELLRYDPQGQRLDDVRFHPAWHLLMQGLCTNRVHNLPWEEEARAGSFVARAARFILHAQVEAGTLCPITMTFAATPLLQQMLPAPFSEWLTPLMSDRYDSHLMPGGQKRGLLIGMGMTEKQGGSDVLSNTTRAERLEDGTYRLVGHKWFFSVPQSDAHLVLAQAQARGGLSCFFVPRFLPDGRRNAVRLERLKDKLGNRSNASCEVEFDDAIGWLLGEEGEGIRHILKMGGMTRFDCALGSHGLMRRAFSVAIYHAHQRQVFGKALIDQPMMRQLLSRMALQLEGQTALLFRLARAWDRRGEAKEQLLARLFTPAAKFAVCKSGIPFVAEAMEVLGGIGYCEESELPRLYREMPVNSIWEGSGNVMCLDILRVLSKHAGAEEMLIGMFSEVRGQDRHFDRAVRQLQQRLRNPVEEQGRDIARLIYLLGCGARMLRHASPPVAQAWCQMMLDTRGGMRISAQVQDEVLLRATGGVR; this is translated from the coding sequence ATGCACTGGCAAACTCATACCGTTTTTAACCAGCCGTTACCCCTTAACAACAGTAACCTTTTCCTTTCTGACGGCGCGCTGCGCGAAGCGGTTGCCCGCGAAGGCGCTGGCTGGGACAGTGAACTGCTCGCCAGCATCGGACAACAACTTGGCACTGCGGAATCGCTTGAACTGGGGCGGCTGGTGAATGCCTGGCCGCCTGAGTTGCTGCGTTATGATCCGCAGGGGCAGCGGCTGGACGACGTTCGTTTTCATCCCGCCTGGCACCTGCTCATGCAGGGGCTGTGTACCAATCGCGTGCACAATCTGCCCTGGGAAGAGGAGGCGCGCGCCGGATCGTTTGTCGCCCGGGCGGCGCGTTTTATCTTACACGCCCAGGTCGAAGCCGGAACGCTATGCCCGATAACCATGACCTTTGCCGCCACGCCGCTGTTGCAACAGATGCTGCCAGCCCCGTTTTCAGAGTGGCTGACGCCGCTGATGAGCGATCGCTATGATTCGCACCTTATGCCGGGCGGGCAAAAGCGCGGCCTGCTGATAGGCATGGGGATGACCGAAAAACAGGGCGGTTCCGATGTCCTGAGCAATACCACCCGGGCCGAGCGTCTGGAGGATGGTACGTACCGGCTGGTGGGGCATAAATGGTTTTTCTCGGTGCCGCAGAGCGACGCCCATCTGGTGTTGGCGCAGGCGCAGGCGCGAGGGGGGCTTTCCTGCTTTTTCGTGCCGCGTTTCTTACCCGACGGCAGGCGCAACGCGGTCCGCCTGGAGCGGCTGAAGGACAAGCTGGGCAACCGCTCAAACGCCAGCTGTGAGGTGGAGTTTGATGATGCCATCGGCTGGCTGCTGGGCGAAGAGGGAGAGGGTATTCGTCATATTCTGAAGATGGGCGGTATGACGCGCTTTGACTGTGCGCTCGGCAGTCACGGCCTGATGCGCCGCGCGTTTTCGGTGGCGATTTACCATGCCCATCAGCGGCAGGTTTTTGGCAAGGCGTTAATCGATCAGCCGATGATGCGACAGCTGCTCAGCCGGATGGCGCTCCAGCTTGAGGGGCAAACCGCGCTGCTGTTTCGTCTGGCGCGCGCCTGGGATCGCCGCGGGGAGGCGAAGGAGCAGCTGCTGGCGCGTTTGTTTACACCCGCCGCGAAATTTGCCGTCTGTAAAAGCGGTATTCCGTTTGTTGCCGAAGCGATGGAGGTGCTCGGCGGCATCGGCTATTGCGAGGAGAGCGAACTGCCGCGCCTGTACCGGGAAATGCCGGTCAACAGTATCTGGGAAGGGTCCGGCAACGTGATGTGTCTGGATATTCTGCGGGTGCTCAGCAAACACGCCGGCGCAGAAGAGATGCTTATCGGGATGTTCTCTGAAGTCAGAGGCCAGGACCGGCATTTTGACCGCGCAGTCCGCCAGCTACAGCAGCGTCTGCGCAATCCTGTAGAGGAACAGGGGCGTGACATCGCCCGGTTGATTTATCTGCTGGGCTGCGGCGCCCGGATGCTGCGGCACGCTTCGCCTCCCGTGGCGCAGGCCTGGTGCCAGATGATGCTGGATACGCGTGGGGGAATGCGGATTTCCGCGCAGGTTCAGGATGAGGTGCTGCTGCGGGCGACGGGGGGAGTACGCTGA
- the hflK gene encoding FtsH protease activity modulator HflK → MAWNQPGNNGQDRDPWGSSKPGGNSEGNGNKGGREQGPPDLDDIFRKLSKKLGGFGGGKGTGSGGGSSSQGPRPHLGGRVVTIAAAAIVIIWAASGFYTIKEAERGVVTRFGKFSHLVEPGLNWKPTFIDEVTPVNVEAVRELAASGVMLTSDENVMRVEMNVQYRITDPQKYLFSVTSADDSLRQATDSALRGVIGKYTMDRILTEGRTVIRSDTQRELEETIRPYNMGITLLDVNFQAARPPEEVKASFDDAIAARENEQQYIREAEAYTNEVQPRANGQAQRILEEARAYKTQTILEAQGEVARFAKILPEYKAAPEITRERLYIETMEKVLSHTRKVLVNDKGGNLMVLPLDQMLKGGNAPAAKRDSGSDLLRLPATSSSGNSGASNTSSATQGDIMDQRRANAQRNDYQRQGE, encoded by the coding sequence ATGGCGTGGAATCAGCCCGGTAATAACGGACAAGACCGCGACCCGTGGGGAAGCAGCAAACCTGGCGGCAACTCTGAGGGAAATGGAAACAAAGGTGGTCGCGAGCAGGGGCCACCTGATCTTGACGATATCTTCCGTAAACTGAGCAAAAAACTCGGCGGCTTTGGGGGCGGTAAAGGCACAGGCTCCGGCGGCGGCAGTTCATCGCAAGGCCCGCGTCCCCATCTGGGCGGTCGCGTTGTCACCATCGCGGCGGCGGCGATCGTCATTATCTGGGCGGCAAGTGGTTTCTATACCATTAAAGAAGCAGAGCGCGGCGTGGTGACGCGCTTCGGTAAATTCAGCCATCTGGTTGAACCGGGCCTGAACTGGAAGCCGACGTTTATCGACGAAGTGACGCCGGTGAACGTCGAGGCAGTTCGTGAGCTGGCCGCATCCGGCGTGATGCTGACCTCTGATGAAAACGTTATGCGCGTGGAGATGAACGTTCAGTACCGCATTACCGATCCGCAGAAGTATCTGTTTAGCGTGACCAGCGCCGACGACAGTCTGCGTCAGGCAACGGACAGCGCGCTGCGCGGCGTTATCGGCAAATACACCATGGACCGCATTCTGACCGAAGGGCGTACCGTCATTCGTAGCGATACCCAGCGTGAACTGGAAGAGACGATTCGTCCGTACAACATGGGGATTACCCTGCTGGACGTTAACTTCCAGGCCGCTCGTCCGCCGGAAGAGGTGAAAGCGTCGTTTGACGATGCGATTGCCGCCCGTGAAAACGAACAGCAATACATCCGTGAAGCGGAAGCGTATACCAACGAAGTCCAGCCGCGCGCCAATGGTCAGGCGCAGCGTATTCTGGAAGAAGCGCGCGCTTATAAAACGCAAACCATCCTGGAAGCGCAGGGTGAAGTGGCGCGCTTTGCGAAGATCCTGCCGGAATATAAAGCCGCGCCAGAGATCACTCGCGAGCGTCTGTATATTGAGACGATGGAAAAAGTGTTAAGCCATACCCGTAAAGTGCTGGTTAACGACAAGGGCGGCAACCTGATGGTTCTGCCGTTGGATCAGATGCTGAAAGGCGGTAATGCGCCAGCGGCGAAACGCGATAGCGGTTCCGACCTGCTGCGTCTGCCGGCGACATCCTCTTCCGGCAATAGTGGAGCAAGCAACACATCGTCCGCCACTCAGGGCGATATTATGGACCAACGCCGCGCTAACGCGCAGCGTAACGACTACCAGCGTCAGGGGGAATAA
- the hflC gene encoding protease modulator HflC, producing the protein MRKSVIAIVIIVLVVLYTSVFVVKEGERGIKFQFSSVVRDSDKKPLIYEPGLHFKVPFIQSVKMLDARIQTMDNQADRFVTKEKKDLIVDSYIKWRISDFSRYFLATGGGDVSQAEVLLKRKFSDRLRSEIGRLDVKDIVTDSRGRLTLEVRDALNSGSAGTEDEVTTPAADNAIAEAAERVQAETNGNVPVINPNSMAALGIEVVDVRIKQINLPTEVSEAIYNRMRAEREAVARRHRSQGQEEAEKLRAAADYEVTKTLAEAERQGRILRGEGDAEAAKLFADAFSQDPDFYAFIRSLRAYEKSFEGNQDVMVMSPDSDFFRYMKTPNSATR; encoded by the coding sequence ATGCGTAAGTCAGTTATTGCGATTGTCATCATCGTGCTGGTAGTGCTGTATACCTCAGTCTTTGTGGTGAAAGAGGGTGAGCGCGGAATTAAGTTCCAGTTCAGCAGCGTGGTGAGAGATAGCGATAAGAAACCGCTGATCTATGAACCGGGCCTGCACTTTAAGGTGCCGTTTATTCAGTCGGTGAAAATGCTCGACGCTCGTATCCAGACGATGGATAACCAGGCCGATCGTTTTGTGACCAAAGAGAAGAAAGACCTGATCGTCGACTCTTACATCAAATGGCGTATCAGCGACTTTAGCCGCTACTTCCTGGCAACGGGCGGCGGCGACGTTTCGCAGGCGGAAGTGCTGCTGAAACGTAAGTTCTCTGACCGCCTGCGTTCTGAGATTGGTCGTCTGGATGTGAAAGATATCGTTACCGACTCCCGCGGTCGTCTGACGCTGGAAGTGCGTGACGCGCTGAACTCCGGTTCTGCGGGCACCGAAGACGAAGTGACAACGCCAGCGGCAGATAACGCCATTGCCGAAGCGGCGGAGCGCGTTCAGGCTGAAACCAACGGCAATGTGCCGGTGATCAATCCGAACAGTATGGCGGCGTTAGGCATCGAGGTGGTGGATGTGCGCATCAAGCAGATCAACCTGCCGACCGAAGTGTCTGAGGCAATCTATAACCGTATGCGCGCTGAGCGTGAAGCGGTAGCGCGTCGTCACCGTTCCCAGGGTCAGGAAGAAGCGGAGAAGCTGCGTGCGGCTGCCGACTATGAAGTGACCAAAACGCTGGCGGAAGCGGAGCGTCAGGGTCGCATCCTGCGCGGTGAAGGCGATGCCGAAGCGGCGAAACTGTTTGCCGACGCGTTCAGCCAGGATCCTGACTTCTATGCCTTTATCCGTAGTCTGCGCGCCTACGAGAAGAGCTTCGAAGGCAATCAGGACGTTATGGTGATGAGTCCGGACAGCGATTTCTTCCGCTACATGAAGACGCCGAATAGCGCAACGCGCTAA
- the purA gene encoding adenylosuccinate synthase: MGNNVVVLGTQWGDEGKGKIVDLLTERAKYVVRYQGGHNAGHTLVINGEKTVLHLIPSGILRENVTSIIGNGVVLSPAALMKEMKGLEDRGIPVRERLLLSEACPLILDYHVALDNAREKARGAKAIGTTGRGIGPAYEDKVARRGLRVGDLFDKATFAEKLKEVMEYHNFQLVNFYKVEAVDYQKVLDDVMAIADILTAMVVDVSDLLDQARKRGDFVMFEGAQGTLLDIDHGTYPYVTSSNTTAGGVATGSGLGPRYVDYVLGIIKAYSTRVGAGPFPTELFDETGEFLCKQGNEYGATTGRRRRTGWLDSVAVRRAVQINSLSGFCLTKLDVLDGLKEVKICVAYRMPDGREVTTTPLAADDWQGIEPIYETMPGWSESTFGVKERSGLPQAALNYIKRIEELTGVPIDIISTGPDRTETMILRDPFDA, encoded by the coding sequence ATGGGTAACAACGTCGTCGTACTGGGCACCCAATGGGGTGACGAAGGTAAAGGAAAGATCGTCGATCTTCTGACTGAACGGGCTAAATATGTTGTGCGCTACCAGGGTGGACACAACGCAGGCCATACTCTCGTAATCAACGGTGAAAAAACCGTCCTCCATCTTATTCCATCAGGCATTCTTCGCGAGAACGTAACCAGCATCATCGGTAACGGTGTTGTGCTGTCTCCTGCTGCGCTGATGAAAGAGATGAAAGGTCTGGAAGACCGTGGCATCCCCGTTCGTGAGCGTCTGCTCCTGTCTGAAGCCTGTCCGCTGATTCTTGATTATCACGTGGCGCTCGATAACGCCCGTGAGAAAGCGCGTGGCGCAAAAGCGATCGGCACCACAGGTCGCGGCATCGGGCCGGCTTATGAAGACAAAGTGGCGCGTCGCGGTCTGCGCGTCGGCGACCTGTTCGACAAAGCGACCTTCGCTGAAAAACTGAAAGAAGTGATGGAATATCACAACTTCCAGCTGGTTAACTTCTACAAAGTGGAAGCCGTTGACTACCAGAAAGTGCTGGATGATGTGATGGCGATTGCCGACATCCTGACCGCTATGGTTGTTGATGTTTCCGATCTGCTGGACCAGGCGCGCAAGCGTGGCGATTTCGTCATGTTTGAAGGCGCGCAGGGTACGCTGCTGGATATTGACCACGGTACGTATCCGTACGTGACCTCCTCGAACACCACCGCTGGCGGCGTGGCGACCGGCTCCGGCCTGGGGCCGCGTTATGTGGACTACGTTCTGGGGATCATCAAAGCGTACTCCACGCGCGTGGGCGCGGGTCCGTTCCCGACCGAGCTGTTTGATGAAACCGGCGAGTTCCTCTGCAAGCAGGGTAACGAATACGGCGCCACCACCGGTCGTCGTCGTCGTACCGGCTGGCTGGACTCCGTCGCCGTGCGCCGTGCGGTACAGATCAACTCTCTGTCTGGCTTCTGCCTGACCAAACTGGACGTGCTGGACGGTCTGAAAGAGGTGAAAATCTGTGTCGCCTACCGTATGCCGGATGGCCGCGAAGTCACCACCACTCCGCTGGCGGCTGACGACTGGCAAGGTATTGAGCCGATCTACGAAACCATGCCGGGCTGGTCTGAGTCCACCTTCGGCGTGAAAGAGCGTAGCGGTCTGCCGCAGGCGGCGCTGAACTACATCAAGCGTATCGAAGAACTGACCGGCGTGCCGATTGATATTATCTCTACCGGCCCGGATCGTACTGAAACCATGATTCTGCGCGATCCATTCGACGCATAA